A segment of the Pantoea trifolii genome:
ATTACCCGAGTGTAAAGCGATTGCCGTATTCGGCGTCGGCACCGATCGTATCGACCTTCAATACGCTGCCGCACACGATATTCAGGTCAGCATCACCCGCGATATTCTGACCGATGATGTCGCTGATTTGGCGCTAACGTTAACGCTGGCGTTCTCGCGTAATTTGGTGGCTTACCATCAGTTTGCAAAATCCGGTGCATGGGAAAATAACGGCGTTGAGCTCTCCAGTCGCGCCAGCGGAAAAAGAATCGGTATCGCCGGGTTGGGCGCGATTGGCTTAGCGATTGCGCGCCGTGCCGAAGCGTTTGGCATGGAGGTGGCGTATACAGCGCGTTCGGCGAAAAACGTCAGCTATAAGCGCTGCGACACCATTGAGCAACTGGCTGCTTTCAGTGATTTTCTGGTGCTGGCCCTGCCGGGCAGCAAAGAGAATTTCCAGTTGGTCAACGCTAAGGTGCTGGCGGCGCTCGGCAAAGACGGTGTAGTGATCAACATCGCGCGTGGCACGGTGATCCATGAACCCGATCTGATAGCGGCATTGCAACAGGGAACCATTAAAGGTGCCGCGCTGGATGTTTATCCGGATGAACCGAAAATTCATCCCGCGCTACGTGAACTGGATAATGTGCTGTTAACGCCGCATATTGCCAGTGCAACTCATGAAACGCGCGCGCAAATGACCAATAATGTGTTGGAGAATTTGCTGGCCTATTTCGCCGATGGGAAGATTCTGACATCGGTATAATTTAAGTGTCCGGATTAAGATGAAATTCTTATATCCAGATAAATTATCCCTGTTTAGTCATAGCAATTTTCACTCAGCCAGGCTGTTATAATAGCGGCACTTAATTCAGGAGCCCATTATGACAGCACAGAAAATTGCCATTATTGGCGGCGGCGTTATCGGATTAGCGGTGGCGCGCGCCTTAGCGTTGCAGGGCGTTGAAGTCACCGTTTTCGAACAACAACACCTTGGTGCAGGCACCAGCAGCACCACGTTTGCCTGGGTGAACTCCAACGGTAAACAGCCGCAAAGTTATCACCTGCTTAATGTGCTCTCGATGGAAGAGCATCTCAAACTGCAGCACGCGCAGCCGAACGGGTTGCGCTGGCTGGAAACCGGCGGAACCTGGGAATGGGCCGCCGAGGGTGATGCGCAGCAACGTTTGCTGCAGCGTGCGACGTCGCTGCAATCGGCAGGTTATGCGGCGCGTGAAGCGTCGCCCGCAGATGTGCTGCGCGATATCCCGGAGCTGCGGGCGCAGGCCATTAGCGGCAGCGTATGGCACTTCCCGACAGAATCGGTGCTGCATCCTGCGCTCTATC
Coding sequences within it:
- a CDS encoding 2-hydroxyacid dehydrogenase — its product is MTNTKPAVLIIQPVMPQLDEKLTRHFHCHRLYEQQDATQFIQQHDKAIKAIVTRGDVGVETALLEQLPECKAIAVFGVGTDRIDLQYAAAHDIQVSITRDILTDDVADLALTLTLAFSRNLVAYHQFAKSGAWENNGVELSSRASGKRIGIAGLGAIGLAIARRAEAFGMEVAYTARSAKNVSYKRCDTIEQLAAFSDFLVLALPGSKENFQLVNAKVLAALGKDGVVINIARGTVIHEPDLIAALQQGTIKGAALDVYPDEPKIHPALRELDNVLLTPHIASATHETRAQMTNNVLENLLAYFADGKILTSV